DNA from Streptomyces sp. NBC_01260:
CGCACGGAGGGAACCCCAAGCATGGAGCACCGCGGACCGACAGGCGCATCGGTGCGAACGAGGGAACGTGGACTCCGTTGGGGCGCCGCGGTGCTGGGCGGTGCGGCGGCCACGATGCTGCTGCTGGCCGGCTGCGGGGGCCAGTCGGAGGGCGAGGCGCCCGCGCAGGGCTACGAGCGGCTGAAGTCGCCTGGCGTCACGGTGGACTTCCCCGCCGAGTGGAAGGCCCAGTCCGAGGCGGAGCGGCCCGAGGCGGCCGACGCGGCGGCCGTGCTGGAGCGGGACGGACGCCAGCTCGGGAAGATCTCGGTCGTGCTCAAGTACGACGACTCACGTGACGCCGAGAGAGCTGCGGCCTCCGCCCTCGGCGACCACGAACTCCAGTCGAAGATCGAGAAGTTCAAGGACTACTCCGTCAACGGCACCGATGACGGCCAGCGGATCAACTATTCCTTCGAAGGAACCGGCGCCGCCGGAGCTCCGCCCAAGGGCGAATCGGTCAACGGGGTCGACGTGGTGGGCACGGACAAGAGCGGCGAGACCTTCCTGGTCCGGATCAACGCCGCCGAATCCGCCCTGAGCCCGGATGAACTGGAGAAGGTCGTCGAGACGGTCAAGGTCGTCGACACCGAGTGAGGCAGGCACCGCGGCCGGGATTCCGGGCCGTGGTTCAGCAGGGTCCTTGAGCCGGTCCGGTAACGGTCGGCGACTTCTCGTTGCCCGTAACCGCCTTTCTTGAAGCAGGAGTTACGGGCTTTCGCCTCGTTGTGCACGCGAGGCATTCACACATTTCTCGAAAAATTTCATCACCCCGCGGATACCCCGCGGGGAGGGGGCGGGGGACATGAAACCCTTCGAATGGCCGAAGTCGATATCCGGTCGGCTGTCAACCGATGCCGGGCAGGGCGCAATTGACTACGCGGGCGTCGTCGTCGTGGTCGTCGCGGTCGTGGGAGGCATGGCCGCCACGGGTATCGGCGGCGACCTGACACAGCGGATCACCGCCCAGATATGCAGCCTGACCGGCGGATCGAACTGCGACCTCACGACCACCGATGCCAAGGGCCCGAAGTCCGAGGACAAGGACAAGGCCTACCGGCCGGTGCTGTGCAACACGAAGAACGAGCAGACCGACTCCGGGCAGGAGGCCAAGATCGCCTTCGTCAAGCTCGGCAGCAAGTTCACCATGAAGCGGGAAGAGTTCACGGACGAGTCGGAGACCCTCCCGAACGGCGACAAGGGCACCGGGAAGCGGATCGTGATCACCGTCCAGGAGGGCGGTGAGGCCGGCCTCACGACCGGACTCAAGGCGAAGATCGCGGGCAAGAAGGCGAAGGTCCTCGATCTGGGCGCCGGGGTCGAGGTCAAGGACGGGGACTCCTGGGTCTTCTCCGACCCCGAGAAGGCCGCCGAGTTCCAGAAGAAGGTCAAGGACCTTCAGGACTCTCCCCCGAAGGAAGCCGGAAAGGGGTTCCTTCGGGTCTTCGGTGTCGACCTCGACGAGGACGAGCGCAAGAACTTCAACAAGGAATACAAGGACAACCACATCACCACCGACGAGACGAAGGTGAAGGGGAACGCCGAGCTCGGTCTCGAAGGCGAATCGGGGAACAACGTCTACGGGATCTCCGGAGCCGTCGACGCGAGCGGCGTGAAGCGCGTGGCGAGGAACAACTGGCTGCATCCCCCGGTCATCTCCACCACCCGTGACTTCGAGGTCAGCGCCAAGGGGAAGAGGAACTGGGGCAAGAACGACGGTCCCGCCAAGCGCAAGGGTGAGGCCGGCATCGGGTTCAACGGCGCCATCACCGTCACGCGCTACGCCGACGGCCCGGACAAGGGGAAACTCGCCCGGATCGACGTCGTCAAGACCGTCACCAAGGAAGGCTCCAACGCCACCAGCGCCGAGGCGGACAAGCAGGGCAAGGGCAAGAGCAAGCGCGCCGCGGGCAAGGGCAAGCACCGCAAGGGTGCCAAGGGCACCGTCAAGGGCGGGAACAAGGACGCCTACAAGGACGTGGAGACCACCACCACGACCCTCGCCTTCCCCCCTGAGTCGCAGATGACCGACGAGCAGCGCAGGAACCGCGAGATGACGGAAGAGGCCATCGGCCGCGGGAACAACGACATCGTCGGCAAGTCCGAGGGCAAGCCGAACACGGACGGCAGGAGCCTGACGAACATGATGACCGAGTCAATCCCCGAGAATTCGCCCGACGAGGCGGGGACTCCGCCCGAGAAGAGCATTGACCCGTACGCCCGCCTCCTCCACGACAACGCCATCAGCAGCAGGACGACCCACCAGCTGAAGGCCAACAGCAAGGAGTCCGGCTTCGAGCTGAAGGCCGGGGTCTCGCTCGGGTACACGGCGAAGAGCGACACGGAGACCGGCAGGATCAAGAAGGCCGAGTTCCTCGGAGCCCCGGGCGAGAACGGGACCCGGTCCTTCAAGCCCATCGCGGCGTGCAGCTGAGGGCTGACCCGTAATCGCCGGTGGGCGCAAGTCCGGGGGCGGGCGGGCATCGGGTGCCGCCCGCCCCCGGGCCTCAGGCGGCCCGGTACGCCGCCCTCAGCTTCGCCACCGCGCCGGTCAGATCACCGGTCAGCAGCAGATGGTCGGCATCGGCGAACGGCTTGGACACCGCTTCGCCGGGCTTGCCGCCGGCCTTCTGCTGGACCAGCAGCCGGGCCTGGCCGACGATGGCGCGGCCCACGTCCGTACGACCGAGGCCGGTCCGCTCGGCGACCCGGGCGGCCAGGGCGAGCGCGGTGAGCGTCAGCTCGCCGCCCGCCGGGGGCTTGCTCAGCGTGGTCAGGCCCCAGCCGTACGGGAACTGCGGGTCGTACGCCGTGTCACCGACGTTGATCGGCAGCTGCGACTGCGACTTCGGCCAGCTGACCGGCAGTTGGCCGGTGAAGGCGCGCTTTCCGTACAGCACGTCGGCCACGCCGTCGCCCTCGGTGCCCGGCAGCCAGGAGGCCACCAGCGCGTCGATGCCGTCGAGCCGGTCGCCGATGAGCTGCGGGCGGCCCGAGACGATCAGTACGGCGCACTTCATCGCGGCGCAGACCTTGTCGACCGCTGCCTTGTCGGCCGCGGACAGCTCCAGGTCGTGGCCGTTGCCGACATCGCCGACGCCCTCCGCGTACGGCGTCTCGCCGACGACCACGACGCCGACGTCGTAGCCGTCCGTGGCGGCCGAGGCGTCCTTGGAGTACGTGACCGAGGCGGCGTCCTTCTTCATGGCCGACAGGATCGTGGTGCCCGGGGTGATGTCGCCGGACGAGCCCTGCCAGCTGACGGTCCAGCCGCCGGCCTGGTTGCCGATGTCATCGGCGTTGGACCCGGCGACGTACACCTTCTGCGAGGACTTCAGCGGCAGCACGCCGCCGTCGTTCTTCAGCAGAACCTGGGACTTGGCGGCGGCCTCGCGGGCCACGGCGCGATGCTCGGCCGAACCGACCTTGCCGAGATTGCCCGTGTCGGCGTACGGCTTCTCGAACAGACCCAGCCGGAACTTCTGGGTCAGGATGCGGGAGACCGCGTCATCGATCCTGGACTGCGGGATGCGGCCCGCGGTGACCTCGTCCCGGAGCGTCTTCGTGAACTCCTTGTAGGCCGTCGGGACCATGATCATGTCGAGTCCGGCGTTGACGGACGTACGGACGTCGCTCGCGTAGTCGCCGGGGATCTGGTCGATGGCCTGCCAGTCGCTGATGACGAAGCCCTCGAAGCCCATCCGGTCCTTCAGCACCCCGTTGATCATCTCGGCGTCGGCGTGCATCTTCACCGGGCCCTTGTCGTCCCCGAGGATGTCGAGCGAGGAGTACGACGGCATGACGGTGCCGATGCCCCGCTTGACCGCCTCGCCGAACGGGGCGAGGTGGACGGCTTCCAGCTCCTGCCGGGTGACCTTGGTGACGCCCTGGTCGATCGGGTACGAGCCGGTGGTGGAGGAGCCGTACTCCGTACCGCCGTCGCCGACGAAGTGCTTGGCGGTGGCCAGCACCTTGTCGCTCCGGTCCAGGTCCTTGCCGGACGCGGCGCCCTGCATCCCCTGGATCACCGTCTCCAGGGACTCGACGAGAGCCGGGTCCTCGCCGTACGACTCGTAGGAGCGGCCCCAGCGCTCGTCGCGCGAGACGCAGAGGCAGGGCGCGAAGTCCCACGGGATGCCGGTGGCACGCACCTCGCTCGCGGTGACGGCGCCGGTCTTCTCGACGGTCTTCGGGTCACGGGTGGCACCGAGGCCGACGTTGTGCGGCATGATCGTCGAGCCGATGACGTTGTTGTGGCCGTGCACCGCGTCCACCCCGTAGATCAGCGGGATCTGGAAGCGGGTCGCCCGGGCGCGCAGCTGGTAGGAGTCCACCATCTTCGCCCACGCCTCGGGGGTGTTGGGGGTGGGGACCGAGCCGCCGCCGGAGAGCAGCGAGCCGAGGTCGTAGCCCGCGATGTCGCCCTGCGAGGTGAGCGCGTTGCGCTCGGCCTGGGTCATCTGGCCGGCCTTCTCGGCGGGCGACATCCGGGACAGCAGGTCGGCGACCCGCTTCTTCACCGGCAGCCCGGGGTCCTGGTAGGGCAGCCCGTGGGCGTCGATGACGACCTGCGGGTTCTCCTTCGGCGGCTTGGCGCCGGTGACGGTGAGTTCGAGCGGGATCGTCCTGGCCGAGGCCGCCCCCGCCGTCTTCCTCGTCGCGACGGAGACCCGGTGCGAGGTGCCGGACGCGGTGCCGGCGGGGAAGGTGTAGGTGCCGCTGACCGGGGTGTAGTCGGTGCCGGGCCCTGCGGTGCCGCCCCTGGTCTCGTAGCCGACGGTGACGGGCTCCTCCAGCGGCGCCGAGCCGGTGGTGGCGACGGAGAGGTCGATGTCGGCGGTGCCGCCCTGCTTGACCGGGTGCACGGCCGCGTCGGTGACGACGCTCGCCTTCAGGGCCGCGTCGGCCTTCCCGTACAGCTCCACGCCGTCCATGGCGAACGAGCCGGGGGCGCCGGTCGGCAGGGTGAGGGCGTAGCCCCACATCTCGTCGAGGCCGAGGACCTGGTCGATGCCGCCGACGGGCTGGTAGTCGCCGCGGTAGGTGAAGTCGGCGAAGGGGATCTCGACCTGGTGCCAGCCCTCCCAGTCGTCGGTGAAGGAGGTGGTCCACAGCTCGGACGCCTCGCCGTTGGCGCCGCCGTCCTTGATCTCGAAGCTGATCTTCCTGCCCGAACCGGGGGGCAGGGGCGCGGTGTTCTGCCC
Protein-coding regions in this window:
- a CDS encoding glycoside hydrolase family 3 protein produces the protein MPPRTRHRARPATAALAAATVLAGLLAGAVPSAAAPTAADDPAPVAIDRFEGEVPFANQPAEGIFTWGGDADDPPALALKERADAPEGAKVLEGTYDISGYGGLSHDYAADQPAHDWSAHKGIRFWWYGQNTAPLPPGSGRKISFEIKDGGANGEASELWTTSFTDDWEGWHQVEIPFADFTYRGDYQPVGGIDQVLGLDEMWGYALTLPTGAPGSFAMDGVELYGKADAALKASVVTDAAVHPVKQGGTADIDLSVATTGSAPLEEPVTVGYETRGGTAGPGTDYTPVSGTYTFPAGTASGTSHRVSVATRKTAGAASARTIPLELTVTGAKPPKENPQVVIDAHGLPYQDPGLPVKKRVADLLSRMSPAEKAGQMTQAERNALTSQGDIAGYDLGSLLSGGGSVPTPNTPEAWAKMVDSYQLRARATRFQIPLIYGVDAVHGHNNVIGSTIMPHNVGLGATRDPKTVEKTGAVTASEVRATGIPWDFAPCLCVSRDERWGRSYESYGEDPALVESLETVIQGMQGAASGKDLDRSDKVLATAKHFVGDGGTEYGSSTTGSYPIDQGVTKVTRQELEAVHLAPFGEAVKRGIGTVMPSYSSLDILGDDKGPVKMHADAEMINGVLKDRMGFEGFVISDWQAIDQIPGDYASDVRTSVNAGLDMIMVPTAYKEFTKTLRDEVTAGRIPQSRIDDAVSRILTQKFRLGLFEKPYADTGNLGKVGSAEHRAVAREAAAKSQVLLKNDGGVLPLKSSQKVYVAGSNADDIGNQAGGWTVSWQGSSGDITPGTTILSAMKKDAASVTYSKDASAATDGYDVGVVVVGETPYAEGVGDVGNGHDLELSAADKAAVDKVCAAMKCAVLIVSGRPQLIGDRLDGIDALVASWLPGTEGDGVADVLYGKRAFTGQLPVSWPKSQSQLPINVGDTAYDPQFPYGWGLTTLSKPPAGGELTLTALALAARVAERTGLGRTDVGRAIVGQARLLVQQKAGGKPGEAVSKPFADADHLLLTGDLTGAVAKLRAAYRAA